The Pyrococcus kukulkanii genome contains a region encoding:
- a CDS encoding nucleotidyltransferase yields MQFSGLPIGLSELVRVAKEFKEKREKVFDIVLYGSVTLGKEKPNDYDFMLILKDASAEERFELAFEFKQALLDLGFPHEKLDVKAINLDHLFDPNYLATPGIIIHGYSLTRGEFLHKLMNGEAYALFIIRLAGFDRNSKNKFSFALKGRDGKSGILKELNGKFIAPWVVMIPVENTYRFKEFLDYWRVDYEAYITYGVKASIKGIST; encoded by the coding sequence ATGCAGTTCTCAGGCTTACCGATAGGATTAAGTGAGCTTGTTAGGGTAGCTAAGGAGTTCAAGGAGAAGAGGGAGAAAGTCTTTGATATAGTCCTTTATGGATCAGTTACTCTTGGGAAGGAGAAGCCGAATGATTATGACTTCATGCTTATCCTGAAGGATGCTTCCGCGGAGGAGAGGTTTGAGCTTGCGTTTGAGTTCAAGCAGGCCCTCCTTGACTTGGGCTTTCCTCACGAGAAGCTTGACGTGAAGGCCATAAACCTTGACCACCTCTTTGACCCAAACTATCTGGCAACCCCTGGAATAATAATCCACGGTTATTCCCTCACTAGGGGAGAGTTCCTTCACAAGCTCATGAACGGGGAGGCTTATGCACTGTTCATAATCAGGCTTGCGGGCTTTGACAGGAACTCCAAGAACAAGTTCTCCTTCGCCCTTAAGGGAAGGGATGGGAAGAGCGGAATACTGAAAGAGTTGAACGGGAAGTTCATAGCCCCATGGGTAGTCATGATACCAGTCGAGAACACCTACAGGTTCAAAGAATTCTTGGACTACTGGAGAGTTGATTATGAAGCCTACATAACTTACGGAGTGAAAGCATCAATAAAAGGTATCTCTACCTAA